A region of the Brachyhypopomus gauderio isolate BG-103 chromosome 11, BGAUD_0.2, whole genome shotgun sequence genome:
CAGACTAAAATATGCATTTGGTAGATTAGCCATAAGACCTaagaaaaataacatgaaaTTGTGTGAATGCCCCTACTGTGTCCATCATGATCTTCTTTTGCAGAAGGGCCATTTCCTTCTTCAGCTCCATTTGTGCTCCCTGCAGAAACGCCTCATGGCTCCTCTCCATTTCTTCCATCTTCTGTAGAACAGATATAGGAGGACATACTCcaataaacacaaaaacatgtagcctatacattataaatattaataggAATATTGAAGTGTAGTTTCCAAATGCATCATTATAATTCTTCTCAAAAAACACAAATTTAGGATGCATCAACATTATTTTTCATGTTTTGCATTTTCCATATATAAACAACCAGAAATCTTTACAGGTATACTGGAAAAAAACTAAATAGTTAACTCTTCTGACCAGCTGTAGTGAAATGCATGCAAAACATGTTATCTTACAGCCTCTAACCTTGATAAACTGCTCATACAGCTCCTTAATGGATTTCAGTTTTTGGCTTTGCACAACTCGAGCTTGTTGGAAGAGCTTTAGCTGCTGCCTAAACAAGTCCTGCAGAGGTAAGAATGAGTTAAAGCACTGTAAATCAGCGTAAGCCTTCACTACACATTTAGCAGCACTAACATTCAATTTCTCCTCTTGCTCCTCAGATTTATGAACATCAGTCTCCCATTGCTGCAGTGTTGAGAACATCTGCTGGGAGTACTCCTGTGTGAGCTTCTGCCTGTGATGGGAAAGTATTCAAATATTCTTTATTTTCAAATGTATGCAAGTGTAATGTAGCATAAGATGCTTTAGACTGTGCACATTTACCTCTGGTTATGCTGGGTTTTCCACAAATGCTCTATTTTCTGGTTGCTACCTTTCAGAGAGCTTTTGGTGAAAGCCTCTAAACGTTTTCTCTTGGCTTGCATTGCTTTGCTGATGTCAGctatgcatttaaatatgcaTTATTACAATAAAATGTCAAGTTTAACAAATCCACTGAAAGACAGTTGCTTAAAATAGCAGAAAGTTAGATCATTATCTTGAGCTTGCCTGTTTATAAGTGGAATTCCCTTACCTCCAAATCTTTCCAACATTGTCTGAACTTCATTgctgtaaaaaaagaaaaaaaaacatgttatcTGTTTATCAACCAGTTTTCATCCAAAGAATTAACCATATTGCCACAGAACAAATGTTTaactcaccccacacctacactTAGGCCACCTTCCTCAAATGAACTAGCAGATCTTTTCTTTCCCAATTTATCAACAGCAGAAGTTTCTAAGAAAGCATTCAGACAAGAATTATCTGAATTTTCTAAATTATCTTTAGAATGATAGATACGATCGCGTCTATAGCTGTGGTTTTATATAGTTAATATACAGTATCACCGTATACATGTTTTACAATAAGGTTCCTTAGTTATTAACACTAACAAAGTAATTAACACCATTTCTGAATCATCTTGCTGCAAAGGCAGTGTTTTTGTAGGCCAGTATTAACCTTGATAAGCAATACTGGACACTCACTTCCTTTGCAATTATTTGGTGTCGATTCTTTTTACTATTTTGTTACTTATTAATGATTAAGTAATTTGGTTTATTGATATCATTAATAATAGCAGCTTGATACTGAACATTTATCTCTGTAATCTGATATTATAGAACAGCTAAATTGTGCATTAAGCATTTTATTCTGTGTACTTCATAAAATATGATAGACTGGAAACCTCCTCTAGTTTCTTCATCCGAACCGCTAAAGCCTTTCTTTTCATCCTCTATAATAAAATCAAATGCATGCAAGTCTGTGGGATCTTCTGTCCGTTTGGTTTTCTTGCTCTGTTTTCTTCCTGTTGTCGCCATTTCCTAAAAAGAATAAAATGAAAAGTGGCGAGATAGGTGgctagctaagctaagctagctTTTAGAATTACTGCTAGGTTAGTTAGCGTTAGCCGGCTACCCACTAAACGTCAGCTTCCCACTTTACAGGGGTATTGTGCTGGTATTGACGGGTCAATTAGGTCACTCTGTATTTTTGTGGGGGAAAAATCTAGATAACAGGACAACTAAATTGTAAGTTTTCACTCACAAATATCTCCAACCGTTAGCTAGTTCAGCTGTGGAAGCGAATCGTTCGCGCCATAAACGAGCACGCGAGAGGGTATAGGCAACAACTGCACGCGCCCTTTGTAGCGTCTCGTTTGTGCGTTATGACTCTTTGACAATAACCTTGTTCACAAGTGCAGGTGTCAAACAGCTCGTTATCTGCACACAATGACCTTGGCTTGGACATACAAGCTACAACGGCAGCGTGCGTCCTTCTGGGAGTAAATAATGTATGTAGTGTTGGGAAAATATTCTTTACTTAGCAGTAAGCTTGATATTAAAACCAGATATGAATGCGCCATAAGGTGCATTAAGTTACAAAAGTATATTCGTAAGTTTGGGGGCATTACAAGAGTTAAGCAGCATATCAgcaaggttgccaactctcacacagagtgagacacacgcatttgaccgttttcacacgttgacacacatccgatttctcacgccgaaaaaaatctaatttacCTCTgatcgctctggcgccaaccactcgcgatataatacttaatttgtgtctattttacaccccgcccggtaacaatttccGTTCGCCACCCGCACCCCTACTCctcgtcaacaatttacactcgccacctcctccaggttcaaatctcactccaagcgatcttgaaaagttggcaaccctgtatcagTAATATCAGTGCACTCAGTTACAGAGAACAGGTTGGTCCAAAAGAAGAAACATACATGTATGAAAATCTATATAGAATAGAAACATACATGCTTTAGAACATTTGGGGAAATAACTAGGGAGCGAAATGGTTTTCAACTCCATCTATGGAATGGAAGATTACTGAAAGAGCAGACAGATATGAGGAGAATCAGTATATAAGATTGGAGTGTCTCTGCCTCTTAGGGTGGGGAGCATGTACATGCATTGTATGTGTGGGATCTCCTGAGACATCTCAGTACAAATAAAATCTTTTTTGTTTGCAGTTGA
Encoded here:
- the sycp3 gene encoding synaptonemal complex protein 3 — encoded protein: MATTGRKQSKKTKRTEDPTDLHAFDFIIEDEKKGFSGSDEETRGETSAVDKLGKKRSASSFEEGGLSVGVGNEVQTMLERFGADISKAMQAKRKRLEAFTKSSLKGSNQKIEHLWKTQHNQRQKLTQEYSQQMFSTLQQWETDVHKSEEQEEKLNDLFRQQLKLFQQARVVQSQKLKSIKELYEQFIKKMEEMERSHEAFLQGAQMELKKEMALLQKKIMMDTQQQEMATVRKSLQSVLFEV